CCCTCTAGATGCTCTGGACCTGACCCAGTACGTCATTGGACCTAAGCAGAACCTGAAGAGATATAACCTTTTTGGAGTATCTGTGAGTAGAGCTCAAAAGATCAGCGACACCAGCGTGTCACACCAAATACAAAATTGTCTCATTTTATTACAAAGACCAAGGCTCAAATTAATTTGCATTGTAGTTTTCCACCCGCCTCTTCAAAACACAAATTGAAAAGCAAAATGCAGAATCTAAGATATTCTAAGTTTTTCTAagttacattccccttcatcttggCATTAGCATGAGTCTTAAACATAGCTGGCGAATAACATGCTTCGTTATAATGAAActgtactaataaactaaccaccagaagGTGCTGGAACTGCATGAATAGAATACACACTCCCTTTTAACAGATGTTACGCCCCTTTTTAATAATCGACTTTGACGAGCGAAATAACAGGAAAAGTGTCTGGAGAGAAAATTCTACACTATGCTCCACATCTAATAGGACTAGGACAGGAAAATAATTTTGTTATATTATAGCGTACATATGCTGCGTGGTGTAGGTTAAAAGTATGTTAGTATGGTAGTTAATATTTATAATAGTAATgtcatttggttttgttttgtttgttttttttgttttttttttgttttgcaatacAGTGCCGAGTCAGCACAATACATGTTCTCAGTCACAGTAGATGGGGAGTCACTAACATGTGCACGCGGGCACAAGGTAGCCCCCCCCCCAGGGACCACATCACATGAGTAGCCCTCAGGTTTGAACAAAAAACGTGTTATTTCACAAGTGCGTATCAAACTGGTAGGCCTTCACACGAATCACTAACTAAGAAGTAGCTCTCAGCTTCATTAAAGTTGGTGACCCCTACAGTTGTTGTTTTCTAATCAATGCatctttgatgaaaaaaaaaagaccatagaGCCAATTCTGAAACTGAAACTTATATATGTGTTTAAAATAGCCAcactaaaaatgtttaaaagcaagAAAATAACAGTTTGCTGCTATGCACaataagaatttatttattttatatatgcatttttcattcattccatagtatatatatatatttttttttaagtaaaacccGTGCTTCAGGTTCCTCGGATTAATCTGCAATAAATTGCTCCCCAAAATTAAGAAGTTACTGGTCAATTAAAGTCATTGATTTgatgaaaaagtttttcaaGCCTTGTTGACCAATGGACCTCAAACTTTTTCACAGAGTACCAACTCGAAAAATACTTACTTCTACCAGTACCACTATAATTAAATAGAAATTGTACCATaacaaatgtttgaaaacaaactaTTCCAAGTTAAATATAACTGCCCCACAAAACAGCCAACATTTTTCAAACATGCTTTATGATGCAATAAACAGTGCtctactttatttaaaaaaaaaaaaaaaaactaaattgtgCTCCTtcttgtgtgtgtatgtcttGCCCACCAGGGGGCAATGTAATACAGATAACAAGAGTTTCACAGCTAAGTAATTTAGTAGGCCGCAGTAATATTAGTCGTATTTTTCACAGATTGTAAACAATTGAGTGTGTCACCTGCGAGCTACACATTCATAACTAACCATGTAGTACTCATAACTCTTGGCTTGAGTTTATGcgtgtgtctgtctgtgtgtgtttccaTTCTGTTGACTAGAACCACTATGGGGGTTTGGACGGCGGCCATTACACCGCCTATTGTAAGAACGCCTTCAAGCAACGTTGGTTCAAGTTTGACGATCACGAGGTTTCGGATATCTCCACCTCCTCCGTCAAATCTTCTGCCgcctacattttgttttactcCACCCTGTGACGGAGCTGCTGGACTTGAAGAAGAACACCTGAGatggttgtcttttttttttttttttttctttcttcttcattCCCTTCTACAACGTGGCAGTTGTGGGCACCTGATGGAGGCGTGCACCTGTCCGTCCGAGATCTGATAGCTGAAGGATGCCACTCGAGAACAGTGCAGCACAGGCGCGCTGTGCAATGCTTCCGCCACTAGAGGACCCTATAGCTGTGAAAAACGTGCCGGCTGCTCATATTTCTGATCATCTACTCTAAAGACTATGCGATGCCAGTTTGAAGCCACCCTGCGCCGATTTCATTGTAGGGCAGGCAGCTTCTGTGACGCTCCTGACTCGTTGCGTGCGGTTAACGTGAACGTACACACTCGCGTGTGTAAACAGCAGGTTCACAGTCACATAGCTCGTACGCATTTTAACAAAGCAGATGTGCACTTTTCCAATTGTAAATATTCTATAACATGTTCAGCTGTCTCGTGACCGATTTTTGTTGTTAGATCTCGCACCACAGTCGTTGCATTCGGGTTACAGTTGCAAGTTTCTAATGTTTAACATGACCACCAAAGGGGACCTGTCATGCTCCTCCCCAATCTTCACTTGTTGCAGATCCTCATTTTAGGCTACTGGAAGAGGAAAGTACAAGGTCTGTCAGAAAAGTACCAGGACTGGTAAGATTCAATAAGACATCTGCACACCCCTGCTCAAGCTTGTCTTTTGTTAATGTTAATTAATGcgacccgttttttttttttaagaacatctTTATTAgagggaagtaaaaataaacagctgAAATATGTGGTTGCAGTAAGAGGGCAAACAAAACACAGGTCATCATCAAGACTATTTGATAAATCATGTTAAAGCTGTTTGTCTTGAGATGAAACTTGGAATAAGGTGGAGAGAATTATGAACACTTCTAAATAGCAGTCAGTACTCACACAAAAACTGGCTTGTGCTTAGCAAGAAAAATTTAGTTCGAATATGTTTGCTTACTTTCAGTGTTTGTTTCATTCTGAAAACAGCCACACCACAGTTATGAGGGTGTGCTCTATTTTGCAACCACGGTTTCAGTTGCTTATATTTACTTCCCTCTTCAAGTCTGCAGTCCCCCCCAGTTTTATTGTTCAGGTAGTTGGTCACACTggtgtcagtgtttttttgtgttttttcttccccacaaaaggactggcatttgaacaggggtgcgCAGAACCACATTTTCCCCTTTAATGTGGGCCAGACAACCAGCACCCTTTACAAAGAGATCTTGCAGCGCAAGCTCCAAGGCGAGAGTTGTGGCATGACAACTACTGGCTGCCCACAATGACTGgagcatctgacagttcctTTCCAAGAAGAACATTACTGTGCTGGGGTGGGGCAACTTCCCAACTCCTCGATTCAGCTTAAAAAtataccccccacccacccaccactcttttttttccctgagctCAAGGGGGTCATCAAGGGGCTCCATTTTGAAAACGTGGACGAGATGATGGATCTCACTTCCGAGGGGAAGTCCTGGTTATAAGTCCTGAAAATGTTCTGCTCCCTAACATTCTTTCCCAGCAATGACTGATTGGTATACACAATGTGACAGTGCAAGACAAATGAGGAAAATTTCTCAACTGTGAATCATACAAATCTACACTAGTGGCCTCCCAGAATAGCATGTGATGAGCATAATAGGTCCTCTTTATTAATGCGATGGGAAAGACTGAGTATTTAAACTTGTGTAGTGTTGAAGGATGGGTGGGAAATGTAATGGTTGCTTGTTCATGTTAGTCATATTGTTGCACTGTATGCAATCACAAGTATGCAGAACACATAGCTTATCCATTAATACTCAATGCTGAATGTTTTAAATTGACAGATCTGTCAGAGACCTCTTCTGATTGATCCGGCCCTATAACATTAGCGTGAAATCTATTTGCCATTAAATAATACTGTCTGCATTATAACATCAATTTAGTTGAAACATTACTGGTGTTTTTGTCTGTGTGATTTTTAAAAGGTCAGTTTTGTAGTTTGTGAAATTTAACATATCTTTTCATTCAATTCTGTCTTTAGTTCAGACCGGATTTGACTCCTAAGATTTGAATTGACATTACCGGTGGTACTCCTGCAACACGAGCTGTCACAATTTGGTGACAAGAGCAAGCACAAAATAGAATGAAATGGACCAGAGAGCAGAGATGTGCAGCGATTTGACTCACTACTCCTGACAGTCATCTCACCTAGCATGAgattcaaacttttattttcttgtaaatGTTGGACTTTATTTCTCAATGCTTTAAAATGTTTCAATATAACAGATATAACCTCCAATGACTCATgactatttattaaaaattgctTTGAATTTGCGTGTCTGAGTTGCTTGAGGGTTGCGGgtaaattgaaacaaaaaacatcacggCATTTTTATGACCTTGCTACAGGCCAACAATCTTTGGTTTTCGGAACGGCTTGCGACTGTAAAGCAGGACGTAGGCATCTGGAGATTGCACGTGTCTGTCGTGTAGTTCCCGGACCGCAGAGTCATCGAAGCTGTGCCATGTTCGGGTCAGGCTGCTGTGGCACAGAGCAGTGTAGTGACCCATGTTCAGGTGACCTGCGTGGTTCTAAAGATGGacattttgtttccatttaaaGGGCAGACCCTTCACAACTTTACTCCAGTTATAAACACATCTTTCAGCCCTTAGACATGAACTTCAACAAAGTGTTTTACAGGTTACTGGACACCTCTTCCACCCCAACACTTAATTATGAAGGTGGTGGATGTTTGAGGCCTTAATTTGCGCTCCTCAACTTTAACAGGATTCCAAAAAAGCTGAGGGTAAAGGTGATGGCTGGACAAAGCACATCTCCAGGCCAAAAGAAGGATTCGCAAATGGAAGGTAATGGAATGCAAGTTCTCCAACAGCCACCATCTGATCTCATCATGGAGGAGTGGAAGAGATTTCTTGTGGCAAACTACAGTGAACTCCATTCCCAAGAGGATAAAGACAAAATTACGGTGGTCACATGAAGTCTTGACGTATCGGTTGCAATTGTCACTTAAAGAGGAAGtatcccaaaaatatatatatatgtatatattgtttttgacattctgttctatgcagccccactagcctaaatatggtatttcTGGTTGATACTGTTCGTGGAGTATGAgtttagcagcaaaatccagccgttattatccatctcagggggcgcccattttgctacttgtcgagtgaggatgacatcacagttgctcagggctcaggctacgaccaatcacagctcacctgttttctgaagctgagctgtgattggttgttacctgagacctgagcaacattgatgtcatcttcagttgacagcaagtggcaaaatggccgccccctgagatggataataacggctggattttgctgcttaactcatattccacaaatgtaatattcatcaaaatgtcatgtttagagtagtgaggtcacatatattattgtcaagagatGTTGAAGGCTGACTTACACTTGAACTTTGTTGCTAGTGGTTTAGGATAAAGAGTGTACTGTGTACTAATACTGTAGGCCCTACAAGGAATTGCTCAAACAGCTTTACATTATAAACACGTGCAAAGAGTACACCTAATAGAAATAAAGTTTTACTCACCACGACAGCATAGAGACGATAGGAAGAACAAGATGTATTCTGTGCTGAGCTGGACAGAAACGAGCTGAGATCAAGCTCAGTGGAGAAGACAACATTAGTCCTCAGTTTCACTTGGTTCTTTCCTTTACAACCAAATCTGCAGAAAAACATCCAGCTGTAATACTGTAgtattttatctgtcaaatcTGACAGACGGCAGTATCCAGAACCACTCGCTCAATTGTGAGCACACTTCCTACCGACCGTTTAAGGTGTAGCACTAGGATCTCGGGGGGGTTGTCCAGACAAGTGAGGAGAACGGTTTCTTTCCTCAGCTCACAGGCTGAGCACAGTATCTTCTCCCCCCCTGTCAGAAGGGTCTGCTCAAAGAACAGAGATAAGCAGTCCTGCACAAGATGGACAAATCGAAGAGAAGTCTGGTATTGTTGGACTATTAATGCTCGTTTCAGTTTGTCTGTATTGCGACTCCACCTAAATCCCAAAATGTACCTGAATGGAGCACTTGCTGGAACGTGTTGGGATGGGTAAGGAGAGTACGGTGAAGGTCTGCGTGCTGTGGGTCTGGTGGTCGCAGTGCATGCAGACTGTCACGTAGCTCAATATGCCTTCAAACAACTTGGAAACAATGGTAGGCTCCACCAATCCAGTGGCACAATTTCTATCCTGGTCTCGTCTCAGCTGCTTGGAAGAGCGCATCTTGCGACTCCCAACCTATGAAGTACAATCCACAATCGTGATATGGATCATTCAGATTCAATCATGACTCTGCAGGAACCTTTTCAAATGTGAAAACAAGGACAGTTCTCCATGGTACCTTTTTTAAGTCATCATGAAGTGCATTgaagaggagcaggaggagcTCCTGTGCATCCTGCTGAGAGTGGTGATTGAACTGGGGCATGATGGTACCCAACAAAGACCTGGCCTCCATGGGGGAACAGCTGGAGCTCCTCCCCAGCCACATCTGCTCCAGGAGGCGGACAAACACCTGGGCCACCTGACACTTGGCTCTGAAAGAACATTGATTGGTACAAAAGAAACCAGGCCTGCTTTCAAATTTATTGTCGTTGAAAGAAAAGGTAAACTCAAAAGCACACCAGATTGTAAGAGAGTACCTAAAATGGTAGCCATCTAAAAATGCACACTGCTGACAGATGCGGTCTTCTCACCGTGCCAACTCTTTGCGTGTGTCTTGATGAAGAAGATGCTCCACCAGCGGCACCGTGGAACAAACACACTGCAACACAGCATTCAAGTAGCAGAAGTTTCCAGAGTTGTCTAGACCACACACACCGGGTCGGTCCCAACACTGCAGTCGGTTTTCCCTCACGTGACCACTGCTTGTTGTGTTTTTCCTACAGGAGCAAGAAGAAGCAGCTTTAGAAATGTAAATTGATGAATTCATAAATAGTGAACCAGGATTATGTGGAGAATGACTACAGTAAAATGAAAACCCTGCAAATTCCTCAGAAAACCAAttggtgtttttaaataaaaaatgtctccaGTCAGGTCCCGAAACAGAACTGTCTGTGGTACCACCACATTTGCACAGTTTACCGCGGAAACATGCAACTGTTGATCTTTGGTGGTTATGGGGAAGTCTTGAAACAGTTATCTATGTGCATTTTTATGGTACAGTGTTTGCTAAGGAGTTTGGAACAGTCCAGTCGCATTTGCTCAGGGTCTCACAGAAACAGACAGTAATGGACGTATCTCGGAACTGCATAAGAATGACCATACACACTAAACCTGAAGAACAGAAGTCGTACAAAAGTATGATGGTGCCTTGACACGGGCAAAATCTGCACCTTCAAAAACCGATCTGTCAGAAGAGTGTATGAGACTgacctgccagcagtccagacctgaGAGTTGAGTGTTGTTAAAATGAAAGGTGATGCACCAGtaaagtttgaacattaaatatcaaaTGTCTTGTCCGAAGTTGATTTGATTTAGGATTTGTTGACCAACCTTAGCTTCGGGACATTTGTCAGACTTTGCATCTCTTGGGATGATGTGCCGTTTAGCTGGGGCAGGACCGGCACTCCAGCACTGttgtccaaagccagctgagaagCCAAAGTTCTGGTGAACTGAGTCAGCTGGACCTGCCTGCCTGAGCTCTGCAGGGTGTGAAGCACAAATGTGTTGATGTAGATGGTATGCAGTGTCACCCAGAGACCAGGAAGTAGAACATCGGCCTGTGATCCTCTGGTGTCGGACATTGGAAAAAGAAGAGCCGGTCCGGTCCAGCCTTTGAGATGAGCTGCTAGGAGGGATAACGAGAACATCCTAGATGTGGTTTCCGCAGATGAGGATGGCTCTGTCGTCACTGTCCGAATCTTCACACCTGAGTCAGAGAAGATATCGGCAAGCTTTCCCTCCATTTGAGCACAGGTGTCCAACCACACCAGGTGATGGTGGCTACAGAAAGGTCTGATCAGGTGCTCTACCACCTGTGCAATGACAGGCTTCCTCCGTCTCTGGAGCTCCTCTGGGACGTACAGGTACATGTTGCAAATGAAGCCTGAACTGACATCGTAGAGGATCGCAAGATGAAGCGAGCAAGGAGTCTGTTGGTACCAAAGTTTGTATTTCTTCACAGCCAGGTTCTCACCAGGCGTGTATAATCCTTGATAGCGCTTGGTCACGTGACCGCAGAGGGCAGACAAGGCTTCCAGCTTGTCTTCATCCTCCAGTCGGCTCAGATGCAGGAGGCAGCTTTGGAAGCAATTTCTCTTCAAGACCCCTTTCCATCCTTCTAACCCGAAGCTTAACTCGCGCTCTCCCACAGAGAGACCATCCTGCAGAACCATGGAGAAGCAAGTTAGCATCTCGGTGTAATCCTCCTCGGAGAAAAGGGCTCGCTGCTCTTTTCTTTGAGCGTGCGAAGGTGGAGGAGGTCCGCACCTCATCACGGATCCTCTCCGGATCAGCTCCCGCATGGCTCCTCGATCCAGCACCTCCAGAAGGAGCTCTCTGGCCGTGTAGTACACCTGGTAAGCCGGCCCCGTTGTCTGAGTCCTACTAAAGGGCTTGACTTTCTTGGATCTGAAGATGTTAGGCAGACACAGGGTTTCTCTGTGTGAGTCTCCGGGCAGAtcctccactagatggcaatccTCTGACATCCACTCACACTCCTTCGCTGACAAAGCTTTAGCCTTCATTGTCTTAGTGTGCTAAGAAAATATCACAATAGTGATGTGCGCTCTTTTCAGGATAGATGCCATGACGTTTTTGTGAGAAGGGTTTGTTCCGCCCCGTTGTAGGTAAGCAGATTCAATGCTCAAAAGGATGAGGGTTGCCTTCTCCTATAGGATGTCTGCCAAAGTGTGTACTGTACAAATATCAATATGCATGTGTTGATGTGCTTTCAGGTGATACATGTCCACTGACACGCCGGAGAATGTGCCGTGCAGAAGATCTCCATGGGGCACTTGTGTCCTAGCAACCTGTGAACATAACAATCTGTACGCAGGGTAGCTCCCATGATACCGTTTGTCCTTTTGCGACTGACTCTTGGGTTTGCCTTCACTTTTAGAAAGATATTTCAAACTCACACTCCTTTTCCATTTTCATCCGTATTCATGAGATTATAACTAGACTATGATTAGCGTTCGGCACTTGGCCCTCAGATCAATACAATATTTTCAGTACATAGAattcaaaataacatttatatATTCAAAGCAGTGTGAATTAACAAAGCTGACTGTACGCAAGTAGATTTCTCACGTACTTTATGTGACTAGCTATTTTTCTGATGACTTTTTATTCATAGTTCGAACATTTAGGACAGATCACCTGGACAGTATAGAACAGGGTTCACCAACCTTTTTAAAACTCAGCTATTTCTTGGGTACTGATTAAGGGCTACACGTAGCTTTTATACAAGTCAAATGTGTTCAAATTACCTTAAATTATGTTCttagtaaaaacaaatatttttaacattttatttctctAAACCTCTGCCAGTGTCTACATTTTCAATTATGATAACTTCTACAAATTCTTTCTTgaaaatcacaatgtctcaTCACAGGTTTGTTGTGTTTAGTACAGGCCCGAGAGCACCAGGTAGCCCCCAAGGACCACTAGAGAAGCTCATTGGCGACCCCTGGTATAAAAGATATAGATGAGTAGACTAAGACAAATTGTATCCATTACTGGCCCAGACAAcattcacattaaaaaacaaacaaacaaacaaaagactcAACAACAATGTCAGTATTATTAAAAGATCTTTATTTTCTTGATCGGACATATTGAAACACATCTTGAAACAGAACATTTGGTTTCTAGTTTCAGCTGGTTACAGGAAATACTACTTTTaaagggcagccattttgtcacttgctgccaactaaaaatgacatcacatttgttcAGGCCtaagctaacgaccaatcacagctcacctgttttcaggtaacaaccaatcatgattcacctgttttctgaagttgagctGTGACTGCTCATTACCTGAGaaactgatgtaattttcagccaacagcaagtgacaaaatggccaccgcagATATGGCTAAAGATGGATGGGTTTTGCTgcttacacaaacacaatattaatcagaataccatgtctagactagtgggggcacatacaacgtattattacttttttttttttaaatgtagcatGCAATAGTATTCAAAATTGCTTCAGGGTGGAACACACAGTGGCACATGTTAGGCTTGAGCATTTCTTTGTCTTTTCAGACAGGCTGCCTTTCTAGCATCCCCCAAAAAAGTAAGGTCCACCATTTCTGACAGTAGttctgtcatggtttggctctcaggcctctgtttgttttctttccagcacccaagtgattggtgggcgtttcccaccttaatgaccgcacctgttcctcgtggacaatcaatggactttaaaagccactgcgccactactgctgactgccagattattcatcttgctcactgctgtgctgccaagtgtttattcgagcgttttcatagtctttcatagtttttcacgtgtcatgtattactacgtcgccctttgttgtactttgtaaaatgtttggattttagtttccgttctctcacctagacttgtagtgttaccttttacgtgtgcgctgttggccacgttttcttaagttgaactttctatttcgtgttgtatgatgtttgttgtgaatccttgctttttgtaagcaagtgtttttcgttaatcactatttttctccttgccttttgcaagtgttttcggttgagttgtttttgtactggttgtctgaccagctttttcggttgtttgtttccgcgcaTCTCAGCGGAATAAATTCCTTatcatccttcctctggtctgcgtattctgggatccactctcgccgGCTATCCCGGCCCCCCTTAACAGAATAATCtggccatggatcccgcaggcCCGGAAGAGGTACGTCACGCTTTGGCCAGTCAAAGGAAGTTGGTGGGGCAGCATGACAAATCGCTGCGTGATATGCAGGAGGCGATTTCCACGCTGGCCCGCCAATTTGGGGAGCTTTTGACCCGGGTCGGTCAAGCAGAAGCATACGCTTCTCCCCAAGCTAGCTCGACTCCTGACTTAGAGCAAGCGCTGCCTTCTAATGTTGCTATTAGCGAGCCTTCTCTGCCACATCCGTCACGTTACGGAGGAGAACCCGGTATGTGCAGTACCTTTTTGCACCACTGTTCCCTGATTTTTGACCAACAACCGCTTACGTATGCCCTTGATTGCTCCAAGGTAGCATTTGTTATGAGCCTTTTGACTGGCCAAGCAGCCTCTTGGAGTATGGCCGTGAGCAATTCAGCACCTGAGCTCCGGTCTTCCTTCCCCGATTTTGTTCGTGAATTCAGATGCGTGTTTGATCATCCTGTGACggggaaggaggccggaggcCAGTTACTTGACTATGTGCAGGGCCGGCAATCAGTCGCAAACTATTCTATTGGATTTAGAATCCTGGCCGCAGAAAGCGGGTTTGACAATCGAGCGCTTTGTTGTATATTCCGGCGATGACTTTCACCCGTATTGAAGGACGAGTTGGCAGTTCGCGACGAAACCACGAACTTGGAAGAACTCATAGCCCTGAGTATTAGACTGGATAATCGTATCCGGGAAAGACGCCGAGAACGGGGCTGCGAGCAAAGCAGCCAACGCGGAGACATGTCAGGATCCGTGACTGACGCCGTAGcggacgaacccatgcaactggggagTGGTCGacttcacccagcagagcggctgcGCCGATCTCGGAGTGGGGCCTGCTACTACTGCGGTCAAGTGGGACACCGCGTCGCCGGCTGTCCAGCCAGAGCTTCACGGGGGCAACAAGGAACAACGCTGCTCCGCTCTCTACAAGCCCCGGCTGATACCCCGGTCTCGTCATCTACACCACAGCGTGAGTGCATTCGGACGGGGGTAGAGAAGAGTATGGTGGGTTCTAGAACTGTCAGCCACACTAGGCTCGAACTTCCAGGGGAGGTAACGGGGCCAGGAAATACTGTTACAGTTATAGCGGTTATTGACTCTGGGGCCGATGAGTGTTTCATGGATCCTGGTATTGTTGAACAGTTGGGTTGTCCCTTAGAACCCCTTAGGGAATGTAAAGAGGTGCTGGATCTTGACGAACGCCTCCTGGCCGCTATTGAAAACGTTACGGCTCTGGTTGAGTTAAGGTTGTCAGGTAACCACGTGGAGCgtcttcgtttttttgttatgccgtcCCGTTCGGTACCCATTATTTTGGGACTTCCGTGGCTTAAGAAACTTAATCCAGAGATCGACTGGTCCAAGCCGGCCTTGGAAAACTGGAGCGAATTCTGTTATGCTAACTGTCTAGTATCCGCCGACCGCGATAAACCTACCTCTCCGCCTATGTTTCTCAAGGCAATCTGCCTTGACAATGTACCGAGAGAATATCATGATCTTAGTAAGGTTTTCAGTAAGGACCGAGCCCAGTCGTTGCCACCCCATAGACCCTACGATTGCGCTATCGACTTGATTCCCAATGCGCCACTTCCTACCTCCAGATTGTACAGGGTTTCGCAACCGGAACAGGCGGCCTTGCATGACTATATCTCTTCCTCCTTGGCCGCCGGCTTAATCCGTCCGTCGACTTCACCGGTAggatcagggtttttttttcgtcgAGAAGAAAGA
Above is a genomic segment from Festucalex cinctus isolate MCC-2025b chromosome 4, RoL_Fcin_1.0, whole genome shotgun sequence containing:
- the LOC144017111 gene encoding uncharacterized protein LOC144017111, translated to MASILKRHTKTMKAKALSAKECEWMSEDCHLVEDLPGDSHRETLCLPNIFRSKKVKPFSRTQTTGPAYQVYYTARELLLEVLDRGAMRELIRRGSVMRCGPPPPSHAQRKEQRALFSEEDYTEMLTCFSMVLQDGLSVGERELSFGLEGWKGVLKRNCFQSCLLHLSRLEDEDKLEALSALCGHVTKRYQGLYTPGENLAVKKYKLWYQQTPCSLHLAILYDVSSGFICNMYLYVPEELQRRRKPVIAQVVEHLIRPFCSHHHLVWLDTCAQMEGKLADIFSDSGVKIRTVTTEPSSSAETTSRMFSLSLLAAHLKGWTGPALLFPMSDTRGSQADVLLPGLWVTLHTIYINTFVLHTLQSSGRQVQLTQFTRTLASQLALDNSAGVPVLPQLNGTSSQEMQSLTNVPKLRKNTTSSGHVRENRLQCWDRPGVCGLDNSGNFCYLNAVLQCVCSTVPLVEHLLHQDTRKELARAKCQVAQVFVRLLEQMWLGRSSSCSPMEARSLLGTIMPQFNHHSQQDAQELLLLLFNALHDDLKKVGSRKMRSSKQLRRDQDRNCATGLVEPTIVSKLFEGILSYVTVCMHCDHQTHSTQTFTVLSLPIPTRSSKCSIQDCLSLFFEQTLLTGGEKILCSACELRKETVLLTCLDNPPEILVLHLKRFGCKGKNQVKLRTNVVFSTELDLSSFLSSSAQNTSCSSYRLYAVVNHAGHLNMGHYTALCHSSLTRTWHSFDDSAVRELHDRHVQSPDAYVLLYSRKPFRKPKIVGL